The DNA region cgttaccaaacatttagaacacttaatccaatcaattattagtctgggagcggcagcaagatATCAAGAACAgtccctgaacaaagggtatacgtgactgtgattaccatttagtatcacccgaccatttgggacatttgggacacttagaacaatacctagccaaggtatacgtgaccttgatgaccatataaggacatccggctagacgACAGTATCATCCAGCCATTGGGGGaatactcagttcttacactaatttacatttaaagtgaaactcatttaaattacacacgggaaacactgtataaaaggttatagcaggatttgtcctgcgttctttttgactccgatgaacccaaagtaccttatgtattttgtcactgcgacGCTGCAATAAAATTCTACGTTAAGATCTTCAATGccctcatcgttttatttttcttacaccacttaggggtgtactcacttttgttgccagcagtttagacattaatggctgtgtgttgagttattttgaggggacagcaaatttacactgttatacaggctgtacactcactactttacactgtagcagagtggcattacttcagtgttgtcacatgaaaagatataataaaatatttacaacaatgtgaggggtgtactgtgagatactgtatgtatatatacactatattgccaaaagtattcgctcacccatccaaataatcagaatcaggtgttccagtcacttccatggccacaggtgtataaagtcaagcacctaggcatgcagactgtttttataaccatttgtgaaagaatgggtcgctctcaggagctcagtgaattccagcgtggaactgtgataggatgccacctgtgcaacaaatccagtcgtgaaatttcctcgctcctaaatattccacagtcaactgtcagctgtattataagaacgtggaagtgtttgggaacgacagcaactcagccacgaagtggtaggccacgtaaactgacggagcggggtcagcggatgctgaggcacatagtgcgaagaggttgccaactttctgcagtcaatcgctacagaccttcaaacgtcatgtggccttcagattagctcaagaacagtgcgcagagagcttcatggaatgggtttccatggccgagcagctgcatccaagccatacatcaccaagtgcaatgcaaagcgtcggatgcagtggtgtaaagcacgccgccactggactctagagcagtggagacacgttctctggagtgacgaatcgcgcttctccatctggcaatctgatggacgagtctgggtttggcggttgccaggagaacggtacttgtctgtctgcattgtgccaagtgtaaagtttggtggaggggggattatggtgtggggttgtttttcaggagctgggcttggccccttagttccagtgaaaggaactctgaatgcttcagcataccaagacattttggacaattccatgctcccaactttgtgggaacagtttggagctggccccttcctcttccaacatgactgtgcaccagtgcataaagcaaggtccataaagacatggatgacagagtctggtgtggatgaacttgactggcctgcacagagtcctgacctcaacccgatagaacacctttgggatgaattagagcggagactgagagccaggccttctcgtccaacatcagtgtgtgacctcacaaatgcgcttctggaagaatggtcgaaaattcccataaacacactcctaaaccttgtggacagccttcccagaagagctgaagctgttatagctgcaaagggtggaccgacgtcatattgaaccctatggattaggaatgggatgtcacttaagttcatatgcgagtcaaggcaggtgagcgaatacttttggcaatatagtgtatatatatatatatatatatatagagagagagagagagagagagagagagagagagagagaatttatttttttaaattcacgaTTGGCATGGATATGGAACAGGATAATACATGAGACCATTCAGCAACGaatctttataatctttataattgtgCTACCACCGTTTTGTCACAGCGGCGAgagactgctggttttgttccggaaattattcatttactaattaattaattaatttactaataaaagaataatgatacaagagagtagaaatagatagatagactttattgatcccatgagtgatatactgtatatatatatatatatatatataaacagtaacaatcatttttggaaagttctagcaaccacagctaccagtgtttttcaccacagatggaccagtttgtttttaataatgcataatctaaaataaaaataatgcataatgtaaaacaaaatctgtgtgaaagaaaaaaaagaagtgttgtggataattattaagagttgtaaggaaatgcaaacttgttatccaaaccctggtgtctatctgaccacagcatctctctgacagcttttcctccatatttagagctgatgctgctttgaactctgaagtttcttcctcatggtgcgttagttcctaagtctcatctatgaactaatcacttgatcacctttgtgaattaacttgaacatgtacaattaaaatcatatcttgtgcttcacttgttatcagtttatttgacattacaacaacaccagatcattagttatacagatttaacaggtttagactgttggctagaaagtatttgcttgtgagagaaaaacagtgtaattacttctgaacaccaaggtTCCAGCtgatggagaatttctacagtgtaattatatgagaaataaatgagaaatgcttatgatgtgttataaaaaaaaaaagaagacacttgagacacgagtattgaacaaataaataatttattaactatttagaactatttacaagcaatgatgaactataaacttattacagataatatattttacacCACAACGAAATGCCCGAATCTAATTGAAATAAGGTgtgcataattttaaaatattttagtacgATTCCTtacttagcattattttagcagcatttattatatgttaagattaatattaattatttccataataaaagtgcattcacagggacgtgtatgccagacataatcagagactatgaatgaatttaaaaactgattatcgtttaataaagtgttgtgacaattttttatgaaatgcttgtttaacattaatgtttaataaataaaacattgctatcattggcaaatcgctgtggtataaatatcttaataatctctaaacttgctggtgggggtgtttagggggtttagaaggggaagagaggggggtttggggggtgggagtacactacatttgtataacttaaaaaaatcttaatcttaaaaatgtaatatttacatatttacagcaatgcataatttaacaccaaatttaacaccaataaacaccaaacaccaaaacaacagaacaataaaaaaacaacattaataatctaaaaattctaaacatttaacaaaatcaaaatacatatgaaaaatacaaaaaccagcagacattttattttaactagatgCCATGACTACTTCAATGATGCCAcagttatatcattaaaatggtttacatttatagattatactagggataagactaatgctgaaatctaggggtgaaatacttaccacacatacttaccacagatacataccttacatcatgaatacgaggtgatgaatatgaggtgaagactgagcttttatatatataaacagtaacaataatttttggaaagttctagcaaccacagctaccagtgtttttcaccacagatggaccagtttgtttttaataatgcataatctaaaataaaaataacgcataatgtaaaacaaaatctgtgtgaaagaaaaaaagaagtgttgtggataattattaagagttgtaaggaaatgcaaactttcaaaaaaacaaaaaaaaaaaaaaatggtgaccTGGTCAATTTGGCATGCGGAGAGAATAAGTTTATAATAAATGGGAGGTAAATACAAGGGTTAAGCCttaccttaaacattttaaatgtagaaatagAGGAGATCAGCCTGTATAGAGTAGACAATACATCGATTTTATCTAaaggtacttcaagaatttgatctagatgggatttttgtggaagattcgaaaagttgggaaatgacttttttacaaagttttggaactgaaaatatctaaaaacatgaacggaaaggggaatttttgtgttagaaaagctaggaaaaatattatcaatgtagatatcattgacaactgtagaaataattgctggacaatggaattactgttaggaaaacgtgagatggcagtaagaggaccacacagtagtgcagctggtcaggatggtgaGACTGAGGAGGAAGAACCCTCTTCAACACTGACTCaatctgggacccaatcacagagtccgaaatgactctgaaaccagaacagtgtcgattgtatatttgtcacccagttgtaaaataagaaattttgaagggcaatttggtttttaaagtatttccctggggattctggctggtcatttgttccaaataaaagatgagatgtgttgttttaaagtcttaaagaaagttttagatataaaaattggaacacactgaaataaatacagaaatctaggcaaaatgttcatctttactgagtttaaacgatcagccagagaaatggggagagctgaccagcgagcaaaatcattctgagattttgtgaactgtaccagctctcccaattgttcagtatgaatggcaattgctaagggttcaattaccaatgcaaaaagcaaaggtgaaagtgggcagccctgtcttgtgccacgtttcaaggggaaataagaggaagatactccatttgtccaaactgaggagactgggaaggaatataaaattttaatccatgaaatgaatgtgttgccaaaaccaaatttctgtagcacataaaaaaatgtaatcccaatccacatgatctacatgatcatgtttgtgtcagtttcttcctcctccctgctccccaaaacatgcaatcaggtgaactggctacatgcaatcatgttcacttcaagagagagaaaagagaggtttaaaatcatttctataatctactatttaaaacagtccaggctggtggaggtggtgcaacggtgtgggaaatgtttttatggcacattgggcctgctgggctgcttaaatgccacagcctcagaaagttaaagttgtctcaaactggtttcatgagcaTGGCAATGAGTTCAGGGTTCTTTATTGGTCtttagtcaccagatctgaatccagtagaatgtGGACTTGGATGtagtagaacaggagattcacagcatgcacCTGAAGGACCTGCAGGAATTACATGATGCAGTCACATCAACATGGAACAGAATCTACCAtggaaggctgttttgagagcaaagagaAACCCTACCCATTTGTAGTATAGGGTACTACACACAACGAGTGTATTTTGACAGTTGatgttctttgtgtatttacagtagCACTGGGAGATCTACAGGCTGCACCTGCATAATGGCACCGTGTCTCAACAGCAGACACATGTGCCAAACGTGACCCTGGGTGATGATGTCACTTTGGGCGGGTCTCAGCCTGGGAGCCTTGCAGTGTCCAATCAGCATCAGCAGATACAGTGGTAAAGTCTGAGGAATATGTAGGATGTGGTCAGAacgtatttttaaaaaaaaagtatagttaaaaaaaaaaagtttaaaaaactataatttaaagtagactttaaaaattatagtcaatgtgaaaatctttactaaaagaggaatccatccaaaatgtactcaagtctcaaattaaagtaaaaaaaacactaaaaaaaaggttttaaaattacactgggggcagtacggtggcctagtggttagcactgttttcTCACTACAAGAAGATCCAggggtcattctgtgtggagtttgtatgttctccctgtgcttgtgtgggtttactctggtttcctcccaataaTGTCCTGTTTGGTATTACttcagtgttttcttttgtttgggaagttgtttgtgtcttctgtctaggaagaagcctaattggttcccccagtgtccatgcaacctataagaagtctccttcatcacttcctgtcttcagCCTTGTGCTCACTTGCTGTGTTTGCTCTGTCCTGTGCTGGCTTTCTGTATTTGCCCTGCCTTGTCTAATAGCTATCTAGGTATATGCTAAGacagcgtgtgtttgtttgaatgtttgagGGTAAGGAACCGACTGTTTGCTAATGTGATTAGCTCAACTCTTTATAGTACGGCCTGCTGCCTGTTTTCAGGCCTTGACTCTGGATTTCCCTGTTGTAAAATTGTTCTTAATACTGTACATAGTTCTACAAGGGATATTGGGAATGTAGGAAGACTTatgccattttctttattgGATCCTTCATTGATTGTTTTGGATAGGGAGTTAGGGAAGGAActtgtcttttatatttatttttgttttgtgaagcaGGGTATTTAGATCCTGGACggttgtgggtttttgtttgttattttggccttgcCGGCTTCCGAAGCTACACTCCCCTGTAGTACTCTAAACCCCtaggttttcattaaaatgccactttaatgccttttttccacactgtccTGTGTCATCGACTCTTTCGTTTCGCCTTTTCCCTAGACGGGGTGTAACATGAAATTGGGGGCTCATCCGGGATCTGAGCCTGGGACCTCTCGCAatgaagcgagaatcatactcCTAGACCAATGACAGTCTAAACACATGTACAATAggctgactggtaattctaaataggAGTAATTAGGTAATTCTTAAATCCTCATAcagtaggtgtgagtgtgtgtggttgtctgtctatatgtggccctgcgatggactggtgacctgtccagggtctacccctgcctttcaatGTGTGCtaagataggctccagcagatccccgtgaccccaattaagaataaagcaggtttagaaaatggatggatggatgtttacgataggtcttagtgacatgagttttgaatattgtgacacgagattattgtgaggagagaagagggaggtttcagatattttcatttacatttctggcatttggcagatgcccttatccagagcaacattttatctcattttagacaactgagaaattgagggttaagggccttgctcaggggttcaTGAGTAGCAGCttcatggacctgggatttgaactcacaaccttccgaccAGTAGTCCAACttcttttcagtgatttttatctCACTAGATGGACACACGCATGGCACTGTGCTGGACGACACCCAGGATGAGTAGGTGGAGGCAGCGGAGATGGCCATCAAGCAGCTAAATGAAAAACTGTTAAACAACTGCAAAGTGTAAGCCATGTGTAAAATTGTATGTTTTTACCAGCCAGGGTTAAAGTGTCaggtttttttgtgctttaactAATTGCATTTGATGTTTATTGAACTCCATATACTGTTGAAACAGAGggttctgtttgattttatgAGAGCGTTTCAGTCAAATTCCTGGTGTAATTTTGCTGGCAAAGATGTCATTctaacagcagggtttagataAAGACTCTAAGAGCAAcgtttgttgtgttacagcaccataGAGCACTTCAAATCCTTCAAGCATCGTGAGGCAGAGGTGCACAAGAAGCTGGATGTGGGATAAGGGCAGACAAGTGTAGAGAGGcagactgggctcagtcagaagactgagcaggtaaacacatgtgtacacacacacacaaaaggaatgCTAACTCTGCCTCTTCTGCTCCAGGGTCTGAATCTCTACGTTAAGAACGTGGATGAGAACCTGGGTTATGAGGGTCCGCACTTGTTCTTTGTGCAGTTTGGAGTAATCAAAAACAtaaaggtgatgatagagaacgGCCGCTCTGGGGGGTTCGGCTCCGTGAATGAGGTCATGGTTTCCTTGCTTGTCAGAGAATGCAGAGGATGCAGTTTTATATTCCTCAGAAACTCTGCCAGCCCATGTTGCCTCCCTGCCTAATGAAGAACTTCGTTCCTGAGGTAGGCATTACACTTCTGCCCCAAATTTATGAAACCCTGAGTGTTGCAGTTCATTTATACCTGCAGTTACAATAAATTTAGGTGATTTGTTGTCTTTGTTCTTGACAGCTTGCCTTTTGCCAACCGTGAAAGTGTCAGACTGCTCCTGTGGAGGCACTAACTTCATTATGTcaccatctatactcactagtatctgtcttgCTACCTGTCTCACTAGTACCAGCTTGACACCAGCTTCTCTTGCCCGCAGTAAGGTGTCCATTTTATCCACCtacaaacgtacacacacacacacatgaggactgagggagtagtgggtggggctttgttttccaaatgaccaaagctaacatgttaaagatatttacgaatctgatatgaaacacttgccatgttgcttgaatgtatatttcttgactgtgtgtgtgtgtgtgtgtgtgtgtacacttaccTTGGCTTGCAAATGCTCGGGATCACTAATCATGTTCATGATCTTGAAATTGTTTTCTCCTTGCACAAGCATCAGAGTGATTTGTTTTGCATCAGCAGGGTGGATTTCTGCTACCAGTGGAAGCAAGTAATCatctgcaaagagagagagaaagtgtgtgaggtgtgtgaaagagcgagagagaacagaaacagaggcatCTGATCAGGTAGCATGGGTGGTGGGGCTCAGACTCTCTATGAACTGATATCAAgtactaaaaacaaatgcagttgaaagcaggagtttgtagatgttttcagtggacatgtgatgataaaagtggaataaaatgctaagctggagagcaggagtgtatacgagccggatgtgtgtgtgtgtgtgtgaaattcacagGCCATCGTGATCTGGTCATCTAAATCTGCTAACTCTAACATATAGATCGTCAGCCTCTTCTGGGGTGGTGGAAATTTAGGTACATCCTGGGAAcacaggatattattattattattattattattattattattaataataataataataataataataataataataataataataataataataataataataatattactacacaatataataatcacacaattaGATTAGTACCATAATCCTTCATACACTATCTTTAGCATGTAATATTAAGCATgcagaatattgttattgttgtgtgtgtgtgctttttgttgtgttttggacctgaagtggagccggaactctgatttctgagacagcttccagagtttcctctgggGCAGCTGTCTCAGTAGCTTCCACTGGTGCAGTTGCTTCTACTGCTTCCACCCTGTCATCTGAGGCCACTGTCTTCACTGCTTCCACAGATCCCTCTGAGGCAGCTGTCTCAACAGATTCCTCAGAGTTCTCTGGGCCAGCAGTTTCAACAGCTTCCACATTGTTTACTGGGGCAGGGGATCCAGTGGCTTGGACcatctgtgaggcagcagtgtagACAATCTGGCTGATGTCCTCTGAGGCAGATGCCTTGGTGCTTTGGACAGTGTCCTTTGTGCAAGGTGTCTCAAGGGTGCTCCTTTTGAACCAGGGAGGCAGCACTGGTTGGCGCAGTTTTGGTGGTACATTGTACAGTAATGGTGGGGCTCTACGCAGGCACTTTCTGTGGATGGTGTGGTCAATCTTCTTGATAAATTTGCGTGCCTCGACCTTGGGCTCCTCAGCCTTGtgtgcctccaccttgggctcctcggccctgcatgcctccaccttgggctcctcggccctgcacacctccaccttgggctcctcccaagacctgaagtactcgatggtgctgtaacacaacagagaagctgcacttagaatctaaaccctgctgttaaaaGTTATGTCCTCGACAGCAAAATTACCACCAGATGTTGACTGAAATACCCTCATAACACCAAACAAATCTCTGTTTCGACAATATAAAGAGTTCAatgcaattagtttaaaaagGAATGTAAAAAATCCTGACATTTGAACCCTGGCTGGTAAAAAGACACTAATTTACATGTGACTTACACTTGGCGGTCGTTCAGGAGTTTTCCGTTCAGCCGTTCGATGGCCAGCGCCGCCGCCTCCGCTGACTCGTACTGAACGTACCCGAAACCTTTTGATTCCACAACCTTCAGGAGAAACACAGCgtgtcaacacacaacaacacattaatcATGAAACTCAGATATTCagctattcatatatatatattcatatataacagcTCAAAGCTCGAACCTTGCATGACACGATCCTCCcgaacacagagaaagtgtcAAACAGGGAGGTGCAGTCAATGGACCAATCAAGGTTCCTGATGAATATGTTCCCTCCCTTGATGGGCTTGGCGGTGGGTTCCCAGTTTGACCACATGACACGCATGGGTCTCCCCAGGAGGAGTTCAAAATTGAACATGTCAATGGCTCTCTCAGCTGagggaacagaaataaaccattcatttttaattaaagtctattatagtctatatataactcatccaaatatcttttcatatctttttagtaccatttaaaacatgaccatatccatatagtaaaactataaaatactacagaagttacacatgtagccttaaatctgctgcaaaaacaggtaagaaacagtgtagaaaaaagaaaaggtttgttttaccgTCATCTCGATAGCGAAAGTTGACGTACGCGTATCCGAGAGGAGAGCCggtcttcctgtccctgcaaatgtggacagattggacgtgtcctgcaggtctaaatctattagaaagtatcacctctgatacttcagggtgaagatctttcacaaacagtgcagccattgtataaaacagttaaaagtggtgaaatgctgctaaacGCTGTAAAATACTGCTAAATGGTGTAAAATCGCTGCTACACAAGGGGCACTGTTTCTCTGTCGATAGCTAAAGGTGGTCTGAGGATGGTTGCTATGTACGTCGTCAGGTGATGTTCAgaacagaattcagaattctacatgatgccagttggtcacatgacctcatgacatcatgtaagcagttaacattaaacagttaagttccaaaccccaataatgaatccaattcaaaatggcttttaatattaatatagaaacactgtataggcctggacaggaaagaggctgagctgcaattaatccccaaaaaacattcactgactatattttcaatgcatagatattaacctaacgtaaacactactctttcaagctgcatttaaactgcattttggaaggtcaaactccagGACACTATTGCAggtcactatatggagaaaaatctgaaatgttttcttaaaaaaacatcatttctttaatgaagaaagaaagacatgaacatcttggatgaccagggggtgaggaaattatcagtagatttttgttctggaagtgaacttctcctttaaaggatctgctgctaacatcttggtgccagataccacagcacaccttcagggatctagtagagtccatgccttgacaggtcagggctgttttggcagcaaaaggatgaccaaaacaatattaggcaggtggtcatgatgttatggctaattggtgtagaattttttactaattaatgaacatcttttgttgttgagttgcatCCAATATCGTGGAACATCACCGAAGCAAATTATCCACATTATTCCAGTTATAAAGGATCATGATCTCACCAAACTCTTGATTTTTTGCTCTTAAAGTTTTAGACCAAAATCTAAAACGTATCCTGTTactgaaaataacacaaacaaaccttattagaaaaacactaaactggagactccttccaaata from Hemibagrus wyckioides isolate EC202008001 unplaced genomic scaffold, SWU_Hwy_1.0 Contig10, whole genome shotgun sequence includes:
- the LOC131349724 gene encoding polyadenylate-binding protein 1A-like encodes the protein MAALFVKDLHPEVSEVILSNRFRPAGHVQSVHICRDRKTGSPLGYAYVNFRYRDDAERAIDMFNFELLLGRPMRVMWSNWEPTAKPIKGGNIFIRNLDWSIDCTSLFDTFSVFGRIVSCKVVESKGFGYVQYESAEAAALAIERLNGKLLNDRQV